Proteins found in one Microbacterium sp. SSM24 genomic segment:
- a CDS encoding 50S ribosomal protein L25/general stress protein Ctc — MATETDSKVHAEVRENFGKGFARRLRAAGKIPAVIYGHGSTPVHVALPGHQVALLIRRANAVLELDVNGKEQLTLVKDVQKDPVHQIIEHIDLLVVKKGEKIQVDVPISVTGEPFPGTIAAQDANTVLLEVEATHIPERIELDVEGLEEGTHITAADLTLPKGATLAVDPETLIVAISVPAATLAAEDEIAEADAEIAAEQSEEAEEAKEAKEAESE; from the coding sequence ATGGCCACCGAGACCGATTCCAAGGTCCACGCCGAGGTCCGCGAGAACTTCGGCAAGGGCTTCGCCCGTCGTCTGCGCGCCGCAGGCAAGATCCCCGCCGTCATCTACGGTCACGGCAGCACCCCCGTGCACGTCGCGCTGCCCGGCCACCAGGTCGCGCTGCTCATCCGCCGCGCCAACGCGGTGCTCGAGCTCGACGTCAACGGCAAGGAGCAGCTGACGCTGGTCAAGGACGTCCAGAAGGACCCCGTGCACCAGATCATCGAGCACATCGACCTCCTCGTCGTGAAGAAGGGCGAGAAGATCCAGGTCGACGTCCCGATCTCGGTGACCGGCGAGCCCTTCCCCGGCACCATCGCCGCGCAGGACGCGAACACCGTCCTGCTCGAGGTCGAGGCCACCCACATCCCGGAGCGCATCGAGCTCGACGTCGAGGGACTCGAGGAGGGCACGCACATCACCGCTGCCGACCTCACGCTGCCCAAGGGCGCGACGCTCGCCGTCGACCCCGAGACGCTGATCGTCGCGATCTCGGTCCCGGCTGCGACGCTCGCCGCCGAGGACGAGATCGCCGAGGCCGACGCCGAGATCGCCGCCGAGCAATCGGAGGAGGCCGAGGAGGCCAAGGAGGCCAAGGAGGCCGAGTCCGAGTAA
- a CDS encoding FAD-binding oxidoreductase, with product MTDLSLSDLTTGAVVHPGDDEWDAARAFHSGIGEPTVIVRASSVDDVRAALRYAASERLEVMVRGGGHSAWGAVPGGVTLDLDALDDIRVDGTLVQVGGGATWGAVAHALAEHGLGISSGDTASVGVGGLTLGGGIGWMVRAWGLAADQLEGAQVVTARGDVLEVNAGSHADLWWALRGGGGNFGVVTRFDFRAHPLAHVVFATLGVEGDARPILRGLRDTMQDAPRELTVTYMHVPPMDPSAPPGATITACWIGDDEEAARAALAPLLALEGVAETELGVRSYPDILMEMPAADPDQPMPGFVGGNTLLGELSDEAIDRLVSFREANAASVLFLRSLGGAFGDVAQEASAFPARHATWFAMAGAFDVPGLVHDGNRPLIQAEWDAIEALGAALYGNFTPSTDPGLVTRMFSPEAMARLAQVKRQYDPQNLFCRNHNIVPA from the coding sequence GTGACTGATCTCTCCCTCTCAGACCTCACGACCGGCGCGGTCGTCCACCCTGGTGACGACGAGTGGGACGCAGCCCGCGCCTTCCATTCCGGCATCGGCGAGCCGACCGTCATCGTGCGGGCGTCGAGCGTCGACGACGTCCGCGCGGCGCTGCGGTACGCGGCATCCGAACGTCTGGAGGTCATGGTGCGCGGCGGCGGGCACAGCGCGTGGGGCGCCGTGCCCGGTGGCGTGACCCTCGACCTCGACGCGCTTGACGACATCCGCGTCGACGGCACGCTCGTCCAGGTCGGCGGTGGTGCGACGTGGGGTGCGGTCGCCCACGCGCTCGCCGAGCACGGGCTCGGCATCAGCTCGGGCGACACCGCCTCGGTCGGCGTCGGCGGACTGACCCTCGGGGGCGGCATCGGCTGGATGGTGCGGGCATGGGGCCTCGCCGCCGACCAGCTGGAGGGCGCCCAGGTGGTGACCGCCCGCGGCGACGTGCTCGAGGTGAACGCCGGCTCCCATGCCGACCTGTGGTGGGCGCTGCGGGGCGGCGGCGGCAACTTCGGGGTGGTGACGCGGTTCGACTTCCGCGCGCACCCGCTTGCGCACGTCGTGTTCGCGACGCTGGGGGTCGAGGGCGACGCGCGGCCGATCCTGCGAGGGCTCCGCGACACCATGCAGGACGCTCCGCGCGAGCTCACCGTGACCTACATGCACGTTCCGCCGATGGACCCCAGTGCACCCCCGGGTGCCACGATCACGGCGTGCTGGATCGGCGACGACGAGGAGGCCGCACGGGCCGCGCTGGCTCCGCTGCTCGCCCTCGAGGGCGTCGCCGAGACGGAGCTCGGCGTGCGCTCCTACCCCGACATCCTCATGGAGATGCCGGCTGCCGACCCCGACCAGCCCATGCCCGGCTTCGTGGGCGGCAACACGCTGCTCGGCGAGCTCTCCGACGAGGCCATCGACCGGCTCGTCTCCTTCCGGGAGGCCAACGCGGCGTCCGTCCTGTTCCTTCGCTCGCTCGGCGGCGCCTTCGGCGACGTGGCGCAGGAGGCCAGCGCGTTCCCCGCCCGGCACGCGACCTGGTTCGCGATGGCAGGAGCGTTCGATGTGCCCGGACTCGTGCACGACGGCAACCGGCCGCTCATCCAGGCGGAATGGGATGCGATCGAGGCGCTCGGCGCCGCGCTCTACGGCAACTTCACGCCCTCCACCGATCCCGGTCTCGTCACGCGCATGTTCTCGCCCGAGGCGATGGCGCGGCTGGCCCAGGTGAAACGGCAGTACGACCCGCAGAACCTGTTCTGCCGCAATCACAACATCGTGCCCGCCTGA
- the pth gene encoding aminoacyl-tRNA hydrolase, which translates to MADAWLIVGLGNPGPRYELTRHNVGQLVVDELAARRGESFRAHKANARVVETWLRPGAAKLILAKPNTFMNVSGGPVAGLAHFYGVDPSRIVVVHDELDIPFDTIKLKTGGGHGGHNGVRDIAKALDSAEFARVRVGIGRPPGRQDPADWVLDPFGAAERKNLPILLADAADAVEQLVSDGLLAAQQKHHAPRA; encoded by the coding sequence ATGGCAGATGCGTGGCTGATCGTGGGTCTGGGCAATCCCGGACCCCGCTACGAGCTCACCCGGCACAACGTCGGCCAGCTCGTGGTCGATGAGCTCGCTGCGCGTCGCGGAGAGTCGTTCCGCGCGCACAAGGCGAACGCGCGCGTCGTCGAGACGTGGCTGCGCCCCGGGGCGGCGAAGCTGATCCTGGCGAAGCCGAACACGTTCATGAACGTGTCGGGCGGTCCGGTGGCCGGCCTGGCCCACTTCTACGGCGTCGACCCGTCGCGCATCGTGGTCGTGCACGATGAGCTCGACATCCCGTTCGACACGATCAAACTCAAGACGGGTGGCGGACACGGAGGCCACAACGGCGTCCGCGACATCGCGAAGGCGCTGGATTCCGCCGAGTTCGCCCGGGTCCGCGTAGGGATCGGGCGTCCGCCCGGTCGCCAGGACCCTGCCGACTGGGTGCTCGATCCGTTCGGTGCGGCCGAGCGCAAGAATCTGCCGATCCTGTTGGCGGATGCCGCGGACGCGGTCGAGCAGCTCGTGAGCGACGGGCTTCTCGCGGCGCAGCAGAAGCACCACGCGCCGAGGGCCTGA
- the gndA gene encoding NADP-dependent phosphogluconate dehydrogenase — protein MGVVGLAVMGSNLARNLASREGNTVAIYNRSHEKTDTLLAAHPEAEFVPAFSYEEFAASLQKPRTAIIMVKAGRGTDAVIDALVDVFEPGDIIVDGGNALFTDTIRREKAVRDTGINFVGAGISGGEEGALLGPSIMPGGSDESWVTLGPILKSIAAVAEGEPCVTHIGHDGAGHFVKMVHNGIEYADMQLIAEAYDLIRRGTGKSPAEIADVFAGWNGGELESYLIEITAEVLRQVDAETGKPLVDVILDQAGAKGTGAWTVQTALDLGVPVSGIAEAVFARSLSSHPEQRAVSGDLPGPVEGLTVEDADAFIEDVRLALYASKIVAYSQGFDEIRAGAAQYDWSIDLGAVSKIWRGGCIIRAQFLNRIADAYAETPELPVLLTAPYFVEALGRAQSAWRRIVQIAAGAGIPAPAFSSSLAYYDGLRAERLPAALVQGQRDFFGAHTYHRIDKPGTFHTLWSGDRTEIEAEDTH, from the coding sequence ATCGGCGTGGTCGGCCTGGCCGTCATGGGATCCAACCTGGCGCGTAACCTCGCGAGCCGCGAGGGCAACACGGTCGCGATCTACAACCGCAGCCACGAGAAGACCGACACGTTGCTCGCCGCGCATCCCGAGGCGGAGTTCGTGCCCGCGTTCTCGTATGAGGAGTTCGCCGCGTCGCTGCAGAAGCCGCGCACAGCGATCATCATGGTCAAGGCCGGGCGAGGGACGGATGCCGTCATCGACGCCCTCGTCGACGTGTTCGAGCCGGGCGACATCATCGTCGACGGCGGCAACGCGCTGTTCACCGACACGATCCGCCGTGAGAAGGCCGTCCGCGACACCGGCATCAACTTCGTCGGCGCGGGCATCTCCGGCGGCGAGGAGGGCGCGCTGCTGGGACCGTCGATCATGCCCGGCGGCTCGGACGAATCCTGGGTCACGCTCGGGCCGATCCTGAAGTCCATCGCCGCGGTCGCCGAGGGCGAGCCGTGCGTCACGCACATCGGCCACGACGGTGCCGGTCACTTCGTCAAGATGGTGCACAACGGCATCGAGTACGCCGACATGCAGCTGATCGCGGAGGCCTACGACCTCATCCGCCGCGGAACCGGCAAGAGCCCCGCCGAGATCGCCGACGTGTTCGCCGGCTGGAACGGCGGCGAACTCGAGTCCTACCTCATCGAGATCACGGCCGAGGTGCTGCGCCAGGTCGACGCCGAGACCGGCAAGCCGCTGGTCGACGTGATCCTCGACCAGGCGGGCGCGAAGGGCACCGGCGCGTGGACGGTGCAGACCGCGCTCGACCTGGGCGTCCCCGTCTCCGGCATCGCCGAAGCCGTCTTCGCACGGTCGCTGTCCAGCCACCCCGAGCAGCGCGCCGTCTCGGGTGACCTCCCCGGCCCGGTCGAGGGACTGACCGTGGAGGATGCCGACGCCTTCATCGAGGACGTGCGTCTGGCTCTCTACGCATCGAAGATCGTCGCCTACTCGCAGGGCTTCGACGAGATCCGCGCCGGCGCCGCCCAGTACGACTGGTCGATCGACCTCGGCGCGGTCTCGAAGATCTGGCGCGGAGGGTGCATCATCCGCGCCCAGTTCCTCAACCGCATCGCCGACGCGTACGCCGAGACCCCGGAGCTGCCGGTGCTCCTCACCGCGCCGTACTTCGTCGAGGCGCTGGGGCGCGCGCAGTCCGCGTGGCGCCGCATCGTGCAGATCGCGGCCGGCGCCGGCATCCCGGCCCCCGCGTTCTCGTCCTCGCTCGCGTACTACGACGGACTCCGCGCCGAGCGGCTTCCCGCGGCACTCGTGCAGGGGCAGCGCGACTTCTTCGGCGCGCACACCTACCACCGCATCGACAAGCCCGGCACCTTCCACACGCTGTGGTCGGGCGACCGCACCGAGATCGAGGCCGAGGACACCCACTGA